A region of Dioscorea cayenensis subsp. rotundata cultivar TDr96_F1 chromosome 5, TDr96_F1_v2_PseudoChromosome.rev07_lg8_w22 25.fasta, whole genome shotgun sequence DNA encodes the following proteins:
- the LOC120261157 gene encoding uncharacterized protein LOC120261157 isoform X4, which yields MDDGERDGDARTFRANFSGEGAAMLRERVKEKLKEFMGDYTDDTLVEYVIVLLKNGRRKDEAMKELNVFLGDDSVSFVSWLWDHLSSNLHVYVQPKESIPEKATKAKPTLDVLSGKRSQEENAAGNKLADSENEREKLNKESRSRRNREWKGLVQEISSVPIQKSFTGSTQHEGKNHQRKTIGRRSRSPRLHSNRKRVRQEEELSVKQRESASVPVIDAPRRLLQFAVRDAVKPIQRPSSRAEPAIKRLRSVVSTSNTDSVLDERPQRKRSVGRVAGPVATALKAAAEAAEDVSKVRHSGSVFDRLDRSASTKRIINRTSDLEEHVPEVEYDDYDQIPGSNYSDFQGRREYFGEFNGDTAMLDRDNEDVDEVLRKTKPAIEDLPTSAASKGTSKIVNISVNVNTWKPPHYKECRDATKGENQMAVDRSEASAAKPSAQVLKENVTAKTENENAKTQKDTLKEPQKVAGSVPGSYTSGRTEDVDSRTVFVSNVHFAATKDTLSRHFNKFGEVLKVIILTDAATSQPTGSAYVEFLRKESAELALSLNGTSFMSRILKVVRRSSAHPEAAAMMIGWPRSARGSPYTSRLSRGIPYSRGVLPSVFRGRLPLKSGARSLQWRREASAQKGSQTASAAAGNTVLSPTGRNLTYVRPDTKTDASSAAV from the exons ATGGATGACGGAGAACGAGATGGGGATGCTAGAACTTTCAGGGCTAACTTCTCAGGAGAGGGTGCTGCAATGCTGCGGGAGAGGGTGAAGGAAAAACTGAAGGAGTTCATGGGGGATTACACAGATGACACCCTTGTG GAATATGTGATCGTCTTACTTAAGAATGGTAGGCGGAAAGATGAGGCTATGAAAGAACTAAATGTGTTTTTGGGGGATGACAGTGTATCTTTCGTATCCTg GTTGTGGGATCATCTTTCTTCAAACTTGCATGTGTATGTGCAGCCTAAAGAATCTATTCCTGAGAAGGCCACTAAGGCAAAGCCTACATTGGATGTATTGTCAGGAAAACGATCACAGGAAGAAAATGCTGCGGGGAATAAGCTAGCTGATTCTGAAAATGAGAGAGAGAAGTTGAACAAAGAATCTCGAAGTCGGCGCAATAGGGAATGGAAAGGATTGGTGCAAGAGATATCGTCAGTTCCTATTCAAAAGAGTTTCACTGGGAGTACCCAACATGAGGGGAAGAACCATCAGAGAAAAACTATCGGTAGAAGATCCCGTTCTCCTAGACTGCATAGCAACAGAAAGAGGGTcagacaagaagaagaattgTCTGTAAAG CAGAGAGAGTCAGCTTCAGTTCCTGTAATTGATGCACCCCGTCGGCTTCTTCAATTTGCTGTTAGAGATGCTGTGAAGCCTATCCAACGACCAAGTTCAAGAGCTGAACCCGCCATAAAGCGTCTTCGCTCTGTGGTTTCTACATCAAATACGGATTCTGTGCTAGATGAGCGACCCCAGAGAAAGAGATCTGTGGGCCGAGTTGCAGGTCCTGTTGCAACAGCACTTAAGGCTGCAGCAGAAGCTGCTGAAGATGTGAGTAAGGTTAGACACTCAGGAAGTGTTTTCGACAGATTGGACCGGAGTGCTTCGACAAAAAGGATTATTAATCGGACATCAGATTTGGAGGAACATGTTCCTGAAGTTGAGTATGATGATTATGATCAGATCCCAGGGTCAAACTACTCAGATTTTCAAGGGAGGCGTGAGTACTTTGGAGAGTTCAATGGGGATACAGCAATGTTAGATCGGGATAATGAG GATGTTGATGAGGTTTTAAGGAAAACAAAGCCGGCAATTGAGGATCTCCCAACTAGTGCTGCATCAAAGGGAACTAGCAAGATTGTGAATATCTCAGTTAATGTGAATACATGGAAACCACCCCACTACAAAGAATGCAGGGATGCCACAAAAGGGGAGAATCAAATGGCTGTTGACAGGAGCGAGGCGAGTGCAGCTAAGCCAAGCGCTCAGGTTTTAAAAGAGAACGTCACTGCCAAGACTGAGAATGAAAAT GCAAAAACTCAGAAAGATACACTAAAGGAGCCTCAGAAGGTTGCAGGATCAGTACCTG GTTCATACACTTCGGGACGTACTGAGGATGTGGATTCTCGAACAGTCTTTGTTAGCAAT GTCCACTTTGCTGCCACAAAAGACACTCTTTCTCGGCACTTTAATAAATTTGGAGAAGTGCTGAAAGTAATTATTTTAACTGATGCAGCTACTAGCCAACCAACTGG TTCAGCATATGTGGAATTCTTAAGGAAGGAATCTGCGGAGCTTGCGCTGTCATTGAATGGCACGTCATTTATGTCACGGATCCTTAAG GTTGTCAGAAGAAGCTCTGCACATCCTGAAGCTGCTGCAATGATGATTGGGTGGCCCCGAAGTGCACGTGGCTCTCCTTATACTTCCCGGCTCAGCAGAGGTATACCATATTCAAGGGGTGTCCTTCCTAGTGTGTTCAGAGGCCGTCTTCCTTTAAAATCTGGAGCAAGAAGCTTGCAGTGGAGGCGTGAGGCTTCTGCTCAAAAAGGCTCTCAGACTGCTTCAGCAGCTGCTGGAAACACTGTTCTGTCTCCAACTGGCAGGAACCTCACATATGTTCGTCCAGATACAAAAACAGATGCCAGTTCTGCTGCGGTATAA
- the LOC120261157 gene encoding uncharacterized protein LOC120261157 isoform X2 encodes MDDGERDGDARTFRANFSGEGAAMLRERVKEKLKEFMGDYTDDTLVEYVIVLLKNGRRKDEAMKELNVFLGDDSVSFVSWLWDHLSSNLHVYVQPKESIPEKATKAKPTLDVLSGKRSQEENAAGNKLADSENEREKLNKESRSRRNREWKGLVQEISSVPIQKSFTGSTQHEGKNHQRKTIGRRSRSPRLHSNRKRVRQEEELSVKRESASVPVIDAPRRLLQFAVRDAVKPIQRPSSRAEPAIKRLRSVVSTSNTDSVLDERPQRKRSVGRVAGPVATALKAAAEAAEDVSKVRHSGSVFDRLDRSASTKRIINRTSDLEEHVPEVEYDDYDQIPGSNYSDFQGRREYFGEFNGDTAMLDRDNEVATDSASDDDGYDCLGVSRSRDFDFSQSVSSASRDNKSLMVQYSVAQDVDEVLRKTKPAIEDLPTSAASKGTSKIVNISVNVNTWKPPHYKECRDATKGENQMAVDRSEASAAKPSAQVLKENVTAKTENENAKTQKDTLKEPQKVAGSVPGSYTSGRTEDVDSRTVFVSNVHFAATKDTLSRHFNKFGEVLKVIILTDAATSQPTGSAYVEFLRKESAELALSLNGTSFMSRILKVVRRSSAHPEAAAMMIGWPRSARGSPYTSRLSRGIPYSRGVLPSVFRGRLPLKSGARSLQWRREASAQKGSQTASAAAGNTVLSPTGRNLTYVRPDTKTDASSAAV; translated from the exons ATGGATGACGGAGAACGAGATGGGGATGCTAGAACTTTCAGGGCTAACTTCTCAGGAGAGGGTGCTGCAATGCTGCGGGAGAGGGTGAAGGAAAAACTGAAGGAGTTCATGGGGGATTACACAGATGACACCCTTGTG GAATATGTGATCGTCTTACTTAAGAATGGTAGGCGGAAAGATGAGGCTATGAAAGAACTAAATGTGTTTTTGGGGGATGACAGTGTATCTTTCGTATCCTg GTTGTGGGATCATCTTTCTTCAAACTTGCATGTGTATGTGCAGCCTAAAGAATCTATTCCTGAGAAGGCCACTAAGGCAAAGCCTACATTGGATGTATTGTCAGGAAAACGATCACAGGAAGAAAATGCTGCGGGGAATAAGCTAGCTGATTCTGAAAATGAGAGAGAGAAGTTGAACAAAGAATCTCGAAGTCGGCGCAATAGGGAATGGAAAGGATTGGTGCAAGAGATATCGTCAGTTCCTATTCAAAAGAGTTTCACTGGGAGTACCCAACATGAGGGGAAGAACCATCAGAGAAAAACTATCGGTAGAAGATCCCGTTCTCCTAGACTGCATAGCAACAGAAAGAGGGTcagacaagaagaagaattgTCTGTAAAG AGAGAGTCAGCTTCAGTTCCTGTAATTGATGCACCCCGTCGGCTTCTTCAATTTGCTGTTAGAGATGCTGTGAAGCCTATCCAACGACCAAGTTCAAGAGCTGAACCCGCCATAAAGCGTCTTCGCTCTGTGGTTTCTACATCAAATACGGATTCTGTGCTAGATGAGCGACCCCAGAGAAAGAGATCTGTGGGCCGAGTTGCAGGTCCTGTTGCAACAGCACTTAAGGCTGCAGCAGAAGCTGCTGAAGATGTGAGTAAGGTTAGACACTCAGGAAGTGTTTTCGACAGATTGGACCGGAGTGCTTCGACAAAAAGGATTATTAATCGGACATCAGATTTGGAGGAACATGTTCCTGAAGTTGAGTATGATGATTATGATCAGATCCCAGGGTCAAACTACTCAGATTTTCAAGGGAGGCGTGAGTACTTTGGAGAGTTCAATGGGGATACAGCAATGTTAGATCGGGATAATGAGGTAGCCACTGATTCTGCCTCTGACGATGATGGATATGATTGTTTAGGTGTTTCTAGATCTcgagattttgatttttcacaAAGTGTTTCATCTGCAAGTAGAGACAATAAATCACTGATGGTGCAGTATAGTGTTGCTCAGGATGTTGATGAGGTTTTAAGGAAAACAAAGCCGGCAATTGAGGATCTCCCAACTAGTGCTGCATCAAAGGGAACTAGCAAGATTGTGAATATCTCAGTTAATGTGAATACATGGAAACCACCCCACTACAAAGAATGCAGGGATGCCACAAAAGGGGAGAATCAAATGGCTGTTGACAGGAGCGAGGCGAGTGCAGCTAAGCCAAGCGCTCAGGTTTTAAAAGAGAACGTCACTGCCAAGACTGAGAATGAAAAT GCAAAAACTCAGAAAGATACACTAAAGGAGCCTCAGAAGGTTGCAGGATCAGTACCTG GTTCATACACTTCGGGACGTACTGAGGATGTGGATTCTCGAACAGTCTTTGTTAGCAAT GTCCACTTTGCTGCCACAAAAGACACTCTTTCTCGGCACTTTAATAAATTTGGAGAAGTGCTGAAAGTAATTATTTTAACTGATGCAGCTACTAGCCAACCAACTGG TTCAGCATATGTGGAATTCTTAAGGAAGGAATCTGCGGAGCTTGCGCTGTCATTGAATGGCACGTCATTTATGTCACGGATCCTTAAG GTTGTCAGAAGAAGCTCTGCACATCCTGAAGCTGCTGCAATGATGATTGGGTGGCCCCGAAGTGCACGTGGCTCTCCTTATACTTCCCGGCTCAGCAGAGGTATACCATATTCAAGGGGTGTCCTTCCTAGTGTGTTCAGAGGCCGTCTTCCTTTAAAATCTGGAGCAAGAAGCTTGCAGTGGAGGCGTGAGGCTTCTGCTCAAAAAGGCTCTCAGACTGCTTCAGCAGCTGCTGGAAACACTGTTCTGTCTCCAACTGGCAGGAACCTCACATATGTTCGTCCAGATACAAAAACAGATGCCAGTTCTGCTGCGGTATAA
- the LOC120261157 gene encoding uncharacterized protein LOC120261157 isoform X1, with amino-acid sequence MDDGERDGDARTFRANFSGEGAAMLRERVKEKLKEFMGDYTDDTLVEYVIVLLKNGRRKDEAMKELNVFLGDDSVSFVSWLWDHLSSNLHVYVQPKESIPEKATKAKPTLDVLSGKRSQEENAAGNKLADSENEREKLNKESRSRRNREWKGLVQEISSVPIQKSFTGSTQHEGKNHQRKTIGRRSRSPRLHSNRKRVRQEEELSVKQRESASVPVIDAPRRLLQFAVRDAVKPIQRPSSRAEPAIKRLRSVVSTSNTDSVLDERPQRKRSVGRVAGPVATALKAAAEAAEDVSKVRHSGSVFDRLDRSASTKRIINRTSDLEEHVPEVEYDDYDQIPGSNYSDFQGRREYFGEFNGDTAMLDRDNEVATDSASDDDGYDCLGVSRSRDFDFSQSVSSASRDNKSLMVQYSVAQDVDEVLRKTKPAIEDLPTSAASKGTSKIVNISVNVNTWKPPHYKECRDATKGENQMAVDRSEASAAKPSAQVLKENVTAKTENENAKTQKDTLKEPQKVAGSVPGSYTSGRTEDVDSRTVFVSNVHFAATKDTLSRHFNKFGEVLKVIILTDAATSQPTGSAYVEFLRKESAELALSLNGTSFMSRILKVVRRSSAHPEAAAMMIGWPRSARGSPYTSRLSRGIPYSRGVLPSVFRGRLPLKSGARSLQWRREASAQKGSQTASAAAGNTVLSPTGRNLTYVRPDTKTDASSAAV; translated from the exons ATGGATGACGGAGAACGAGATGGGGATGCTAGAACTTTCAGGGCTAACTTCTCAGGAGAGGGTGCTGCAATGCTGCGGGAGAGGGTGAAGGAAAAACTGAAGGAGTTCATGGGGGATTACACAGATGACACCCTTGTG GAATATGTGATCGTCTTACTTAAGAATGGTAGGCGGAAAGATGAGGCTATGAAAGAACTAAATGTGTTTTTGGGGGATGACAGTGTATCTTTCGTATCCTg GTTGTGGGATCATCTTTCTTCAAACTTGCATGTGTATGTGCAGCCTAAAGAATCTATTCCTGAGAAGGCCACTAAGGCAAAGCCTACATTGGATGTATTGTCAGGAAAACGATCACAGGAAGAAAATGCTGCGGGGAATAAGCTAGCTGATTCTGAAAATGAGAGAGAGAAGTTGAACAAAGAATCTCGAAGTCGGCGCAATAGGGAATGGAAAGGATTGGTGCAAGAGATATCGTCAGTTCCTATTCAAAAGAGTTTCACTGGGAGTACCCAACATGAGGGGAAGAACCATCAGAGAAAAACTATCGGTAGAAGATCCCGTTCTCCTAGACTGCATAGCAACAGAAAGAGGGTcagacaagaagaagaattgTCTGTAAAG CAGAGAGAGTCAGCTTCAGTTCCTGTAATTGATGCACCCCGTCGGCTTCTTCAATTTGCTGTTAGAGATGCTGTGAAGCCTATCCAACGACCAAGTTCAAGAGCTGAACCCGCCATAAAGCGTCTTCGCTCTGTGGTTTCTACATCAAATACGGATTCTGTGCTAGATGAGCGACCCCAGAGAAAGAGATCTGTGGGCCGAGTTGCAGGTCCTGTTGCAACAGCACTTAAGGCTGCAGCAGAAGCTGCTGAAGATGTGAGTAAGGTTAGACACTCAGGAAGTGTTTTCGACAGATTGGACCGGAGTGCTTCGACAAAAAGGATTATTAATCGGACATCAGATTTGGAGGAACATGTTCCTGAAGTTGAGTATGATGATTATGATCAGATCCCAGGGTCAAACTACTCAGATTTTCAAGGGAGGCGTGAGTACTTTGGAGAGTTCAATGGGGATACAGCAATGTTAGATCGGGATAATGAGGTAGCCACTGATTCTGCCTCTGACGATGATGGATATGATTGTTTAGGTGTTTCTAGATCTcgagattttgatttttcacaAAGTGTTTCATCTGCAAGTAGAGACAATAAATCACTGATGGTGCAGTATAGTGTTGCTCAGGATGTTGATGAGGTTTTAAGGAAAACAAAGCCGGCAATTGAGGATCTCCCAACTAGTGCTGCATCAAAGGGAACTAGCAAGATTGTGAATATCTCAGTTAATGTGAATACATGGAAACCACCCCACTACAAAGAATGCAGGGATGCCACAAAAGGGGAGAATCAAATGGCTGTTGACAGGAGCGAGGCGAGTGCAGCTAAGCCAAGCGCTCAGGTTTTAAAAGAGAACGTCACTGCCAAGACTGAGAATGAAAAT GCAAAAACTCAGAAAGATACACTAAAGGAGCCTCAGAAGGTTGCAGGATCAGTACCTG GTTCATACACTTCGGGACGTACTGAGGATGTGGATTCTCGAACAGTCTTTGTTAGCAAT GTCCACTTTGCTGCCACAAAAGACACTCTTTCTCGGCACTTTAATAAATTTGGAGAAGTGCTGAAAGTAATTATTTTAACTGATGCAGCTACTAGCCAACCAACTGG TTCAGCATATGTGGAATTCTTAAGGAAGGAATCTGCGGAGCTTGCGCTGTCATTGAATGGCACGTCATTTATGTCACGGATCCTTAAG GTTGTCAGAAGAAGCTCTGCACATCCTGAAGCTGCTGCAATGATGATTGGGTGGCCCCGAAGTGCACGTGGCTCTCCTTATACTTCCCGGCTCAGCAGAGGTATACCATATTCAAGGGGTGTCCTTCCTAGTGTGTTCAGAGGCCGTCTTCCTTTAAAATCTGGAGCAAGAAGCTTGCAGTGGAGGCGTGAGGCTTCTGCTCAAAAAGGCTCTCAGACTGCTTCAGCAGCTGCTGGAAACACTGTTCTGTCTCCAACTGGCAGGAACCTCACATATGTTCGTCCAGATACAAAAACAGATGCCAGTTCTGCTGCGGTATAA
- the LOC120260919 gene encoding ras-related protein RIC2-like, translating to MAGYRGDEEYDYLFKLVLVGDSGVGKSNLLSRFTRDDFNLDSKSTIGVEFATRSVNVNGKVIKAQIWDTAGQERYRAVTSAYYRGAVGALLVYDITRHVTFENAKQWLKELRDHTDPNVVLMLVGNKSDLRHLVAVSTEDGKAFAEQESLYFIETSALESTNVENAFTEVLTQIYQIVSKNAAGTGDDGVSVNIRGKGVRINVRDDVSAVKKAGCCSS from the exons ATGGCGGGGTATCGTGGTGATGAGGAGTACGATTACTTGTTCAAGTTGGTGCTTGTTGGTGACTCCGGCGTGGGCAAGAGCAACCTGCTGTCGAGGTTCACGCGCGACGATTTCAACCTTGATTCCAAATCCACCATCGGCGTTGAGTTCGCCACGCGCAGCGTCAACGTCAATGGCAAGGTCATCAAGGCCCAGATTTGGGATACCGCTGGGCAGGAGAG GTATCGAGCGGTGACAAGTGCTTATTACCGTGGAGCAGTGGGCGCATTGCTTGTCTATGATATTACTCGGCATGTCACCTTCGAAAATGCCAAGCAATGGCTGAAGGAACTGAGGGACCACACAGATCCAAATGTAGTTTTGATGCTAGTAGGGAATAAGTCAGACCTCCGCCACCTTGTTGCAGTGTCAACTGAAGATGGTAAAGCTTTTGCTGAGCAGGAGTCACTGTATTTCATTGAGACATCGGCATTAGAATCAACCAATGTAGAGAATGCATTTACTGAAGTCTTAACTCAGATCTACCAAATTGTGAGCAAGAATGCAGCTGGGACTGGTGATGATGGGGTGTCAGTCAACATCCGAGGTAAAGGAGTGAGAATCAATGTTAGAGATGATGTTTCTGCTGTGAAGAAGGCTGGATGCTGCTCCTCTTAG
- the LOC120261157 gene encoding uncharacterized protein LOC120261157 isoform X3, with translation MDDGERDGDARTFRANFSGEGAAMLRERVKEKLKEFMGDYTDDTLVEYVIVLLKNGRRKDEAMKELNVFLGDDSVSFVSWLWDHLSSNLHVYVQPKESIPEKATKAKPTLDVLSGKRSQEENAAGNKLADSENEREKLNKESRSRRNREWKGLVQEISSVPIQKSFTGSTQHEGKNHQRKTIGRRSRSPRLHSNRKRVRQEEELSVKQRESASVPVIDAPRRLLQFAVRDAVKPIQRPSSRAEPAIKRLRSVVSTSNTDSVLDERPQRKRSVGRVAGPVATALKAAAEAAEDVSKVRHSGSVFDRLDRSASTKRIINRTSDLEEHVPEVEYDDYDQIPGSNYSDFQGRREYFGEFNGDTAMLDRDNEYSVAQDVDEVLRKTKPAIEDLPTSAASKGTSKIVNISVNVNTWKPPHYKECRDATKGENQMAVDRSEASAAKPSAQVLKENVTAKTENENAKTQKDTLKEPQKVAGSVPGSYTSGRTEDVDSRTVFVSNVHFAATKDTLSRHFNKFGEVLKVIILTDAATSQPTGSAYVEFLRKESAELALSLNGTSFMSRILKVVRRSSAHPEAAAMMIGWPRSARGSPYTSRLSRGIPYSRGVLPSVFRGRLPLKSGARSLQWRREASAQKGSQTASAAAGNTVLSPTGRNLTYVRPDTKTDASSAAV, from the exons ATGGATGACGGAGAACGAGATGGGGATGCTAGAACTTTCAGGGCTAACTTCTCAGGAGAGGGTGCTGCAATGCTGCGGGAGAGGGTGAAGGAAAAACTGAAGGAGTTCATGGGGGATTACACAGATGACACCCTTGTG GAATATGTGATCGTCTTACTTAAGAATGGTAGGCGGAAAGATGAGGCTATGAAAGAACTAAATGTGTTTTTGGGGGATGACAGTGTATCTTTCGTATCCTg GTTGTGGGATCATCTTTCTTCAAACTTGCATGTGTATGTGCAGCCTAAAGAATCTATTCCTGAGAAGGCCACTAAGGCAAAGCCTACATTGGATGTATTGTCAGGAAAACGATCACAGGAAGAAAATGCTGCGGGGAATAAGCTAGCTGATTCTGAAAATGAGAGAGAGAAGTTGAACAAAGAATCTCGAAGTCGGCGCAATAGGGAATGGAAAGGATTGGTGCAAGAGATATCGTCAGTTCCTATTCAAAAGAGTTTCACTGGGAGTACCCAACATGAGGGGAAGAACCATCAGAGAAAAACTATCGGTAGAAGATCCCGTTCTCCTAGACTGCATAGCAACAGAAAGAGGGTcagacaagaagaagaattgTCTGTAAAG CAGAGAGAGTCAGCTTCAGTTCCTGTAATTGATGCACCCCGTCGGCTTCTTCAATTTGCTGTTAGAGATGCTGTGAAGCCTATCCAACGACCAAGTTCAAGAGCTGAACCCGCCATAAAGCGTCTTCGCTCTGTGGTTTCTACATCAAATACGGATTCTGTGCTAGATGAGCGACCCCAGAGAAAGAGATCTGTGGGCCGAGTTGCAGGTCCTGTTGCAACAGCACTTAAGGCTGCAGCAGAAGCTGCTGAAGATGTGAGTAAGGTTAGACACTCAGGAAGTGTTTTCGACAGATTGGACCGGAGTGCTTCGACAAAAAGGATTATTAATCGGACATCAGATTTGGAGGAACATGTTCCTGAAGTTGAGTATGATGATTATGATCAGATCCCAGGGTCAAACTACTCAGATTTTCAAGGGAGGCGTGAGTACTTTGGAGAGTTCAATGGGGATACAGCAATGTTAGATCGGGATAATGAG TATAGTGTTGCTCAGGATGTTGATGAGGTTTTAAGGAAAACAAAGCCGGCAATTGAGGATCTCCCAACTAGTGCTGCATCAAAGGGAACTAGCAAGATTGTGAATATCTCAGTTAATGTGAATACATGGAAACCACCCCACTACAAAGAATGCAGGGATGCCACAAAAGGGGAGAATCAAATGGCTGTTGACAGGAGCGAGGCGAGTGCAGCTAAGCCAAGCGCTCAGGTTTTAAAAGAGAACGTCACTGCCAAGACTGAGAATGAAAAT GCAAAAACTCAGAAAGATACACTAAAGGAGCCTCAGAAGGTTGCAGGATCAGTACCTG GTTCATACACTTCGGGACGTACTGAGGATGTGGATTCTCGAACAGTCTTTGTTAGCAAT GTCCACTTTGCTGCCACAAAAGACACTCTTTCTCGGCACTTTAATAAATTTGGAGAAGTGCTGAAAGTAATTATTTTAACTGATGCAGCTACTAGCCAACCAACTGG TTCAGCATATGTGGAATTCTTAAGGAAGGAATCTGCGGAGCTTGCGCTGTCATTGAATGGCACGTCATTTATGTCACGGATCCTTAAG GTTGTCAGAAGAAGCTCTGCACATCCTGAAGCTGCTGCAATGATGATTGGGTGGCCCCGAAGTGCACGTGGCTCTCCTTATACTTCCCGGCTCAGCAGAGGTATACCATATTCAAGGGGTGTCCTTCCTAGTGTGTTCAGAGGCCGTCTTCCTTTAAAATCTGGAGCAAGAAGCTTGCAGTGGAGGCGTGAGGCTTCTGCTCAAAAAGGCTCTCAGACTGCTTCAGCAGCTGCTGGAAACACTGTTCTGTCTCCAACTGGCAGGAACCTCACATATGTTCGTCCAGATACAAAAACAGATGCCAGTTCTGCTGCGGTATAA